In one Spirosoma rigui genomic region, the following are encoded:
- a CDS encoding saccharopine dehydrogenase family protein has translation MNARTKPSFLLYGANGYTARLIIDLACSVGLTPVLAGRSATRLKPLADATGLSYRVADLQDAAALDALLVDTPVVLHCAGPFSKTAAPMQQACLRTGTHYLDITGEIDVFEYGMTLHNEALRQNVMLMSGVGFDVVPTDCLARYLHDQLPDATHLQLAFANDGGSLSHGTAQTALEGIGGGGKVRTRGRIVTVPNAHKTITVDFGDGSPRPCMSIPWGDVSTAGHTTGIPNVETFIGSSGGQIRLAKLGNYLGWLLRSKAVQSFLQKRVTKTVTGPDVSTRQRARVHVWGKVWNAQGKTAEARLHGPEGYTLTALTALSITQKVLDGDWKAGYQTPAGCYGADLILEIDGVTREYVR, from the coding sequence ATGAACGCGCGCACAAAACCTTCTTTTCTGCTCTACGGGGCCAACGGCTATACCGCCCGGCTGATTATTGATCTGGCCTGCTCCGTTGGCCTAACGCCCGTGCTGGCAGGTCGTAGCGCCACCAGACTCAAACCGCTGGCCGACGCAACTGGCTTGTCGTATCGCGTTGCCGACCTGCAGGATGCGGCAGCGCTGGACGCACTACTGGTCGACACGCCCGTGGTCCTGCACTGCGCGGGACCGTTTTCCAAAACGGCAGCCCCCATGCAGCAGGCCTGCCTGCGGACGGGAACGCACTACCTGGATATAACGGGGGAGATCGATGTGTTCGAGTACGGTATGACGCTCCATAACGAAGCTCTTCGGCAAAACGTGATGCTCATGTCAGGCGTGGGATTCGACGTAGTACCGACTGATTGTCTGGCGCGCTACCTCCACGACCAGCTTCCCGATGCGACTCATTTACAACTGGCATTTGCCAACGACGGCGGCAGCCTGTCGCACGGGACGGCACAAACGGCGTTGGAAGGAATAGGGGGTGGCGGTAAAGTGCGCACGAGGGGCCGGATCGTAACGGTACCCAATGCGCACAAGACCATTACTGTTGATTTCGGTGACGGCAGCCCGCGCCCCTGCATGAGCATTCCCTGGGGCGACGTATCCACGGCTGGACACACAACAGGTATTCCCAACGTTGAAACATTCATTGGCTCATCGGGCGGGCAGATCCGGCTGGCAAAACTGGGTAACTACCTGGGCTGGCTGTTACGAAGCAAGGCCGTGCAGTCGTTTTTGCAAAAGCGCGTGACTAAAACCGTAACAGGTCCTGACGTCAGTACCCGCCAGCGGGCCCGCGTTCACGTGTGGGGTAAAGTCTGGAACGCGCAGGGCAAAACCGCGGAGGCCCGGCTCCACGGTCCCGAAGGCTACACGCTCACGGCGCTGACGGCGCTGTCTATCACCCAAAAAGTGCTCGATGGCGACTGGAAAGCGGGCTACCAGACCCCGGCTGGCTGCTACGGTGCCGACCTGATTCTGGAGATTGATGGCGTAACGCGGGAGTACGTAAGGTAG
- a CDS encoding PQQ-dependent sugar dehydrogenase, with product MKTTLLLLTAATTCVLAGPTRPAKPKAPQTRTTTVAIAPDPDNGGIKLANGFQALVFADNLGKARHAAIDPITGTLFVKLDRLKDGKGIVQLSDTDGDGRADQTVMFGTYPGTGAGIYNGYLYASADTAVFRYKLTNGKVMETTKPETIVTGLTLQRQHAGKSLALSPDGKLYVNFGAPSNACQEKDRTQGSKGQDPCPILENYGGIWVFDANKQNQKQSDGKRYATGIRNAVALDWNMANNTLYALQHGRDMLATLYPNLYTNEQSAELPNEELLMVKQGNDFGWPYCYNDDSQGKKVLAPEYGGDGKVQDRCAGKEKPIMAFPGHWAPNDLLFYTGNQFPARYKNGAFICFHGSWNRAPLKQGGYFVAFIPFGKDGRPSGKYEVFAENFAGVAEQAKPGDTANAGKPDLASPGDAKARPMGLAQGPDGSLYITDSVKGKVWRVMHTAKK from the coding sequence ATGAAAACTACCTTACTTCTCCTAACCGCAGCGACTACCTGTGTGCTGGCCGGTCCCACCCGGCCCGCGAAACCCAAGGCGCCCCAGACCCGGACCACTACGGTCGCCATTGCGCCCGATCCGGACAACGGAGGCATTAAACTCGCCAACGGGTTTCAGGCGCTGGTCTTTGCCGATAACCTGGGTAAAGCCCGCCATGCTGCCATTGACCCCATCACCGGTACGCTATTCGTGAAACTCGACCGGCTCAAAGACGGGAAAGGTATCGTGCAACTGAGTGATACCGACGGCGACGGTCGGGCCGACCAGACCGTTATGTTCGGTACCTATCCGGGTACGGGCGCGGGTATCTATAACGGGTACCTGTATGCATCGGCCGATACGGCGGTGTTTCGTTACAAGCTCACCAATGGCAAGGTGATGGAAACGACAAAACCCGAAACCATTGTTACAGGTCTGACGCTGCAACGGCAGCATGCCGGTAAATCACTCGCTCTCTCGCCCGACGGCAAACTGTATGTCAACTTCGGCGCACCTTCCAACGCCTGTCAGGAGAAAGATCGTACGCAGGGCTCGAAAGGGCAGGACCCCTGCCCGATTCTGGAAAACTACGGTGGTATCTGGGTATTCGATGCTAATAAACAAAATCAGAAACAGTCTGATGGTAAGCGCTACGCGACGGGTATCCGGAACGCCGTAGCCCTCGACTGGAACATGGCCAACAACACGCTCTACGCGCTTCAGCACGGGCGCGACATGCTGGCAACGCTGTACCCGAACCTGTATACTAACGAGCAAAGCGCCGAACTGCCCAACGAAGAACTGTTGATGGTGAAACAGGGAAATGACTTTGGCTGGCCTTACTGCTATAACGACGACAGCCAGGGCAAGAAAGTCCTCGCGCCGGAATACGGTGGCGACGGTAAAGTGCAGGACCGGTGCGCGGGTAAAGAGAAACCCATTATGGCGTTCCCCGGCCACTGGGCACCCAACGATCTGCTATTTTATACGGGTAACCAGTTTCCGGCCCGCTACAAAAATGGCGCGTTTATCTGCTTCCACGGCTCATGGAACCGGGCTCCGCTGAAACAGGGTGGTTACTTTGTGGCTTTCATTCCATTCGGGAAAGACGGACGGCCATCGGGTAAGTACGAAGTGTTTGCCGAAAATTTTGCGGGTGTTGCCGAGCAGGCTAAACCCGGCGATACGGCCAATGCGGGCAAACCCGACCTCGCCAGCCCCGGCGATGCCAAAGCCCGGCCTATGGGACTGGCTCAGGGGCCGGACGGCTCACTCTACATCACCGACTCTGTGAAGGGGAAGGTATGGCGGGTCATGCACACGGCGAAGAAATAA